Proteins co-encoded in one Pararge aegeria chromosome 19, ilParAegt1.1, whole genome shotgun sequence genomic window:
- the LOC120632328 gene encoding translation initiation factor IF-2, mitochondrial, with amino-acid sequence MYRSLLFKWLPLKHIKNECISQLPETAFSCDFRNWKRCISISGISLKKRKSVEERAVENQGRRVIRYSPKAGSEVVGIWRNMTVQEIANVLNKDLDHVFKALEFADKNSDVSYKKNTVIHNPQIIRDVVKISGCRFKLVARPDEEVQEEENKDAMPSPPAPPEALRPRPPVVCVMGHVDHGKTTLLDALRDTSVVDTEFGGITQHIGAFEVKLSSGEKVTFLDTPGHAAFTAMRSRGAQATDIVVLVVAADDGVMEQTVESIRMAREADVPILVAINKIDKPGVNIEKTMRSLAKHGILCEALGGDVQAITVSALKKLHLDTLVEALILQAQLMDLKADPGGYVEGVVIEALVDPRTGKQATVLVQRGTLRKGCIIVAGTGWAKVRVLNTAEGVSIQEAPPSTPVSVLGWREMPSAGDQVLEVDTEKRANEVMRWRNVQAMKEKQALDSAAISSKELEHRAQYSQQLAHKRALGRYRLRPAGPRQKMIQQDTHPSLSVLVKGDVDGSVEAILDILETYDENDQVRLELVSFGVGPIAPSDIEIAQAFNAIVYAFNVDCPPALAVEAKNANVAIKRHNVIYKLVDDIKQEISAKIPTRQEEEIVGEANVLQQFQVSEGKKKLPVAGCRCVKGSLARNALYRIIRRQEVIYEGKLASMKHLKDEVTTIKRDMECGLRFDNADINVEPGDTVVCYKMVDVSDTTAWDPGF; translated from the exons ATGAATGCATATCACAGCTGCCTGAAACTGCATTTTCATGTGACTTTAGAAACTGGAAAAGATGTATATCAATATCTGgcattagtttaaaaaaaagaaaatctgtagAAGAAAGG gctGTCGAGAATCAAGGAAGAAGAGTGATAAGATATTCACCCAAAGCAGGCTCTGAAGTGGTGGGGATATGGCGCAATATGACTGTACAGGAGATAGCCAATGTTCTCAACAAAGATTTGG aTCATGTGTTCAAAGCATTAGAGTTTGCAGACAAGAATTCAGATGTATCATACAAAAAGAACACAGTCATACACAACCCACAGATAATAAGAGACGTTGTCAAGATATCAGGATGCAGATTCAAATTGGTTGCCAGACCAGATGAGGAAGTGCAAGAGGaggag AACAAGGACGCAATGCCATCACCACCCGCACCTCCCGAGGCGCTGAGGCCACGACCGCCCGTGGTGTGTGTGATGGGCCACGTAGACCATGGCAAGACTACACTCCTTGACGCTCTGAGAGACACCTCCGTCGTGGACACTGAGTTTGGAGGCATTACTCAGCACATTGGCGCTTTTGAAG TGAAGCTGTCGTCCGGGGAGAAGGTAACGTTCCTAGATACGCCCGGGCACGCGGCTTTCACCGCCATGCGCTCGCGCGGCGCGCAAGCCACCGACATCGTGGTGCTGGTGGTGGCAGCGGACGACGGTGTGATGGAGCAGACGGTGGAGTCCATTCGCATGGCCAGGGAGGCGGACG TTCCTATACTAGTGGCGATCAACAAAATCGACAAGCCAGGTGTTAACATA GAGAAAACAATGCGCTCCTTAGCCAAGCACGGGATACTATGCGAAGCTTTGGGCGGTGACGTGCAGGCGATAACGGTGTCTGCGCTGAAGAAGTTACACCTGGACACCCTCGTGGAAGCCCTCATCCTGCAGGCTCAGCTGATGGACCTGAAAGCTGACCCGGGTGGCTACGTCGAGGGTGTTGTGATAGAAGCACTGGTTGATCCTCGGACTGG GAAGCAAGCCACTGTGTTGGTACAGCGCGGCACTTTGCGGAAGGGGTGCATCATTGTTGCGGGGACCGGATGGGCCAAG GTCAGAGTGCTGAACACCGCAGAGGGGGTGTCGATACAGGAAGCTCCCCCCTCCACTCCCGTGTCAGTACTGGGCTGGCGTGAAATGCCTTCAGCTGGAGACCAGGTCCTGGAAGTGGACACCGAG AAGCGCGCCAACGAGGTGATGCGTTGGCGCAACGTCCAAGCCATGAAGGAGAAACAAGCGCTGGACTCCGCGGCCATATCCAGCAAGGAGCTGGAGCACCGCGCCCAGTACAGCCAGCAGCTGGCCCACAAGCGAGCGCTGGGCCGCTACCGGCTGCGGCCCGCTGGCCCGCGACAGAAGATGATCCAACAAGACACGCACCCCTCGCTCAGCGTGCTGGTCAAAG GTGACGTAGATGGTTCCGTGGAAGCGATCCTGGATATCCTGGAAACGTATGATGAAAACGACCAGGTCAGGTTGGAACTGGTCAGTTTTGGTGTCGGACCGATCGCTCCCAGTGATATAGAG ATAGCGCAAGCATTCAACGCAATAGTATATGCCTTCAACGTGGACTGCCCGCCCGCGTTGGCCGTAGAGGCGAAGAACGCCAACGTTGCGATCAAGCGGCACAATGTCATATACAAATTGGTGGACGACATCAAACAGGAGATTAGCGCTAAAATACCCACCCGACAGGAGGAAGAAATAGTCG GCGAAGCGAACGTCCTCCAGCAATTCCAAGTGTCTGAGGGTAAGAAGAAGCTTCCAGTGGCGGGCTGTCGCTGCGTGAAGGGATCTCTAGCGAGAAATGCACTCTATAGGATCATACGCAGACAGGAAGTCATTTACGAAG GTAAGCTGGCCTCGATGAAACACCTCAAGGATGAAGTGACAACGATAAAACGCGACATGGAGTGCGGTCTCAGATTCGACAACGCAGATATTAACGTCGAGCCCGGAGACACTGTCGTGTGCTACAAGATGGTGGACGTCTCCGACACAACCGCTTGGGATCCGGGATTTTAG